The nucleotide sequence GGTTATTTTTGGCGCGGGAGACGATGCTCAGCCGCTCGTTTCGTTGGCGGCGACCCTGGGTTGGGATTTATCGGTGATCGATCCCAGGCAGGCCATGGCCCAGCCATCCCGTTTTCCCGCCGCGCAGCAGGTGCAGTGCTTGCCGGCGGAAACGGCGGCGACGCAACTCACTTGGGATGACCGCACCGCCGCCGTGATCATGACCCACCACTACCGCTACGATTTGCCCCTGCTCCGCACGCTCGTGCCCTTGCATCTCCCCTTTTTGGGCCTCCTCGGTCCGCGCGAGCGGGGGTCACGCTTGATGAGAGATGCCGGTCTTGGTGACGTTACACCCGGCCAGTTACTTCGTAATCCGGTGGGGCTGGACCTGGGGGGTGACGGCGCTGCCGCAGTCGCATTATCAATCATGGCCGAAATCCAAGCCACCATCCATGGCCGCGATGCTCGGCCGCTGTTTCAACGCGCCACCGCTATTCACCATGAGTGAATCCACCGCCCGCCCCGCCCCGTTTGAAGCCACCGCTTGCGCGTGCGTGATCCTGGCTGCAGGCGGTTCACGTCGACTCGGGCAACCCAAACAACTGGTGACCATCGATGGGCGCGCCTTGATCATTCACACCGTCGAGACTGCCCTCGCCGTGCCTGACCTTTGGCCCGTCGTCGTCGTGCTCGGTGGAGCGGCCGATCGGGTGCGACCGTTGTTGGCCAAATACCCGGTCCTCGTGACTGACAATCCCGCCTGGGAAGAAGGCGTGGCATCCTCGCTGCGCGCCGGGCTGACCACGGTAAATGAATTTTCGCGCCAAATTGGGAGCGTTCTGTTCACATTGTGCGATCAGCCTGCGCTGTCTTCCCCCGCATTGCAGGCGCTTTGGGCCGTCCGCCGCCAAACCGGTAAATCCGTGGTGGCCGCGTCTTACGGTGGACATCCCGGTGCTCCGGCTTTGATCGATCGCAAACATTTCGGCGCGCTCGCTCACCTCACCGGCGACGAAGGAGCCCGGCGTTTGATCAAGTCACTTCCACCCGACCAACTTGGCCTGGTGGAACGCCCCGAACTGGCGCTCGATATCGATACCCCGGAAGATCTCGCCCGCCTGTAATCGGGCTAATCGGTGGCGCCGCGCAGCACGTCCTTGAGATCACGCGCCAAGTCAAACGTCTGGTCGACGTGGTCGCCGGTGACGGTAAAGTGCCCCATTTTGCGCCCGCGCCGCGGCTCGGACTTGCCGTAAAGGTGCAGCTTCGCTCGAGGCTCCTGCAACAAAGCGTTCCAATCAGGCGCTCCGGCGGGCGAATCGCCCTCCCACTGCCAGGCATCACCGAGAATGTTAACCATGATGGCAGCCGGCACGGTCATGGCAGTGTCGCCCAGTGGAAGTCCCGCGACCGCCCGAATCTGTTGCTCGAACTGGGATGTCACGCAGCCATCCAGCGTCCAGTGGCCGGAGTTGTGGGTGCGAGGCGCCATCTCATTCACGAGGAGCTCGCCTTCGTCCGTGAGAAACAGCTCGACCGCCAGGATTCCGACCAGACCAAACGCCTCCGCAATGTTCACCGCCAGCTTTGCCGCCGCCGCGGTAACCGACTCGCTCACACGTGCCGGAGCGATGGTGAAGTCGAGGATGTGATGCGTGTGAATATTCTCCACCACCGGAAACGTCCGCGTCTCCCCCGCCGAGTTGCGGGCGACGATCACCGAAAGCTCACACTTAAAATCGATGAAGCGCTCCACCACCGCGCGTTGTTTGGCGAACGCTTGGGTCGCGGTGGCGACCGCCGCCGCCGAGGTCACTTTGAGCTGACCCTTGCCGTCGTAGCCAAAATCCGCGGTTTTCACCACACACGGCATCCCGATGCGTTTGATCGCCTTGGCCATGTCGCCGCCGGCCTCGACTTCCGCAAACGGGACGTGGGGAAACCCATGGCGTTTGAGCCACTTCTTTTCACGCATCCGGTTCTGGCAGACTTCCAGCACTTCCCAGTGCGGCCGCAGCGGCACGAGTTTTTCGATTTCCCACAACGGCTCCACCGGCACGTTCTCGAACTCATAGGTCACCGCCGCACAAGTCCGGGCAAAATCCTGCAGGCGCGCGATATCCTTGTAGGGTGAGTTGAACTCCCGCGTGGCCACTTCTCCGGCCGGGCAATCCTCCGCCGGCTCATACACGTGCAAATGGTAACCCATCCGCGTCGCCGCGTGGGCGAGCATGCGACCGAGTTGGCCGCCACCAAGGACGCCGAGAGTGCTGCCAGGAGGAATCATCGCGAAAACTGAAACGCTGATTTCCGAAAAGCTGAAACGCTAAAACGCGAAAAGCGGAAAGATCCCGCGATCTGTTCCGACATCGTGCCGATTTACTCGGGCAACTTGGCCTGCAGGACCGTGGCGGTTTGCTCCGCCCGAAACGCATCCAATGCCTTTTTGATGCGCTTACTGGTCGTCGCGAGCATGGCCGCCGCGAACAGCGCCGCGTTTTTCGCTCCGGCTTTACCGATCGCAAACGTCGCGACCGGCACGCCCCCGGGCATTTGCACGATTGAAAGCAGTGAATCCTGGCCCTTGAGGGTGCGCGATTCCACCGGCACGCCCAGCACGGGCAAGGGCGTGAGTGCCGCCGTCATTCCCGGCAGGTGAGCCGCGCCCCCCGCTCCCGCGATGATAACCTTGAGCCCCCGCTCCTCGGCGGTTCGCGCATAGTCATACATGCGATCCGGGGTGCGGTGCGCGCTGACGACGTGTTTTTCAAACGGCACCCCCAGATCGCTGAGCGTCTGCGTGGCGTGCTGCATCGTCTCCCAATCGGACGTGCTGCCCATGATGATTCCTACCAGTGGCTTGGCCATGAAGGAGCTATCAGCGGCGAGTGATCTGCTGTCAGCTTTTTTCAGCTCAACTCACGTTGCGGCCGGGCGCCATCCCAGCAAACGGGCTGGCAGCGTGAGCAGCGCCTCGAGGAAGCGAAACACTCCCGTGACCACGACTCCCACCAGTCGAAACGGCAGCAACACCAACCAGACCACGGGATAAAGCATCAGCGCCAGAAACGCAATCGGCCAACACAGGACAAACAACACACACCAAAGCATGAAGGTGAACAGGGTTCTCATAACTCGATTTCTCCTTGGTTTAATATTAACGGTTGCAGCGTCACCCACCGATCAGATGAGCGAAACGCCTTTGGGCATGTGCACAATGGTCGTGCCCGCGATTTTATCGTGCCAGGATTGGCGCTCCGGATCGAACGCGACCCAAATGAAGCCCAACCCGATGGCGAAGAGTGACAGAAACGCGCCGAGTCCGCGCACGATCGCGACCGACCAATCCACCGGCCGATCATCCAGGCGCACGACTTTCAGGCCAAAAACAATCCCGCCGATCGTGGTGCCCTTCAGCGCCCACAACACGATGAAGTAAACGGCGGCGATCAACGGGAACATGTCATCCACATCGAGGAAGCTCGAATCGAGCATGTTGACCACAATGGCCACGAGGATGACATCGAGCAACGTCGCGCCAAGCCGCGCCCAAAACCCTGCGCGCGGCAAGGTGGAGAGGTCCCGCACTTTTCCAGAACGAGGGGGCGTCGCCGCCGCCGACAACGGCGGTGGCGGTTCCGCCGGGGCGGTCGCGCCGGAGGGGTCCAATGGCGGCGGTTCGCCGATCGGGCGCTCGGTCGACACCGATCCCGCCGTGACATTCGAAGCAGCGCTCGCGGCCGTCCCGGCGGACGAGCCCGTCGGCGTCGGTGCAGGTGAAGACGTGCCGCTCGGGGACGCTTTCCCACGGCCCGATTGCATGGCCAGGATGACCGTGTAAACCACCACGCCCGTGCCGAGGAATCCCGCCAATTTCTGGAACGCAAAACCCGCGATCGGAATCAGGTAAATGACCGTGGTAAGCAACCCACCCAGCAACACCGCGAGCACCGGAGCCATCGTGATCGGCTTGCTGGCAAAGCGTCGTCCCAGCCACGCGAGGAACACCACTTTGCCGAAGATCGATACGAAAAACATCAGGAAAATCAGCAGAAACGCGCCCAGCACCGTGAACGACAGCACGATAAACGCGAGCGGCGTGATCAACACGGTCAGGATCGCCGCCACGACCGATAGCCCCGGTCGTGCTTCAAACGTGCTCGCGCAGCGGTTGACCGCCCCCGGCATGATCAACGCGATGAACATGTAAAGCACCAGCGCGGTGCCCGCGACCATCCAAGCCCAACCCAGGTGTTCGCCAAACCAGAGTGGTCGCCCCATCAACAAACAGTGGCGAATCCAGGCCTTCAGCCAGTCGACATTGATATCCGTATTTCCCAGCAGCGCTATTTCCTGCGTCCCGCCGCCCACCCGCGCCCCGGGTGCCCGGGATACCTTGCTGCCAATCGAAACGACTTCACCTTGCACCCACGCTTCCGGACCGAGCGTCACCTTGCCCAGGACAACCACCAAATCACCGTCGACCTGACCGTTGACCGTGCCGTTGCCCAACACCGCCACAGCCCCGCCGCCGACATATCCATTCACCGTGATGTCACCCATCACCGCCACCGCGTCGTTGCGCACTTCGCCGTCGATCACGTTGTTGCCCATGATCGCCACGGCTTCGGTCGCGACCTGCCCGCGTTCGAGCAACACGTCGGAGCCGATCTGGACGCGCTCCCGTGCACTGCGAAAACGTTCCCGTCGCGCTGCACGCTCGGTCATCACGATCGCCTCGTCGTCATCGGTCACAGCACCCAGTTCACGCAGTTCCGAGCTGTCTGCCGGTTCAACCGTCTCCGGCGGGGTCGGCGTCGGGGGTGGCGTCGCCTGTTCCGCCGGCGTCGCGGGATCTTCCGGCGTCGGGGGATTGGGCGGCGGTTCCTGCGCGGATGTGACCAGCGCCAAGGTGAGGGCCAAGGCCAGGCCACCGCCCGCGAGCGAGGTGAGGATTCGAGTCAGTTTCATTGTAAAATAAAGGGGCTGATAAAATTAGCGCGAGGGACTCCAAAACACGCGATAAGCCGTGGCCCCGAGTCCGAGCATCATCGCGTAGGCGGCCCCTATCACCGCGAGGGCGACATAGAACCAGTGCGTGGAAAATTGGGGCACGTGACCGCGAACCAAGGTCACCATGGCGGCGCCCGCGGTGCGCAGCGTTGCCCAGGCGTCGGTCGCGGGGCGGAAGAAATCGCCGATCGCCTGCGCGCTCACCAGCCCGGCCAGTTGCACCGAGCCGAGCAACGCCGCCGCCATCAACGCGACGCCGATCACGATAAAGGCCACCCGCATCGGCGCGGGCCAGTAGGCGTAGCTCTTGTGCCACCAGGGCAATGCCTGCCGACGCGCGATCTCGCCGAGCACACGGGCTTCGAGAGACATGGGAGCCCGGCGCGGGGGTTGGTTGCGCAACACCGCATTGAGCTTCTGTTCGAGTTGTTCGGGAGTGAGACGGGCCATGACGGTATCAGGTTTGAGCGGTGAGGGTTTCGTGTTCGGTGCCGCTGCGCATGAGCACCTGCGCGAGCGCGGTCCGACCGCGGAGTATATCGGTTTTGACCTTCGACAAGGACACCCGCAGCTGGCGGGCGATCTCATCGTAAGGCATGTCTTCAAAGTGAAAGAGCACCAGCGGCACGCGCTGATGTTCGGGCAATTCCTCCAACGCGCGCTCCACCCACTCGCGACGATCGCCTTGGTTGAGGTCGGCCAGGAAATCACCATCCGGCGCGGCAAACTCCACCGGCTCGCTGTCCTGCCCATCGTCGTCCCGGTGGACGAGGTCGGAGAAGAAGCGCCAGCGCTTCCGGTAACGTTGCAGGTGATTGATGGAGAGATTGGTGGTCACAGTCTTAAGCCAGCCGCCCGCAGTGGGGCTGGTGCCGAGATCGTCGAACCGCTCGTAAGCCTTTAGAAAAACTTCCTGCGAGATATCCTCCGCCTGGGCGTCATTTCCCAGCAAGCGGACGGCGGTCGAATAAACCATGTCTTGGTAGTTGCGCATAAACGTCGTGAAGTCGGGCGGGGTCATGTTCCCCGCAGGATCTGAGTGGACTGAAGCTTCATCGTTCATACCGAGAACACCGCAGGACGGCGCGCAGTTGCAGAAAAACGTAAATCGGAACGATCCAGTCGACGAGCGCAAAAGAAACGCTTCCACGCCAGCAACTTACCTCAGCGTCGCCCATTGTCTTTCGTTCCGCTTGATTGCCGTCTTTCCCCCGCAGGCAAACCGGTGTAATCCGGGCCATGCAAAACTCCAATCCGTCGGCGGCTCCCGCAAACCTCGAACCGGTCGTCCACCGTATCGGCCGCGATCTCCTCGAGCGCATGGCCGCCCACCCCGCCCCGGGACTGCTCTCCAAATCCGGGGCCTATGCCCGTCTGATGGCGTGGTCGATGAAGGACCCCGCGTTTAAAGCTCAGCTGTTTCGCTTCGTCGACGTGCTTCCCAGCTTGCACTCATCGGCGGAAATCGTCCGCCACCTCCAAGAGTATCTCGGTGATCAAGCCGTCATGCTCAACCCCGCGCTCAAAGCCGGTTTGGGCGCCGCCTCCTTCGCCCCCGCCCTCGTCGCCAAACCGGTCAAAGCCCAGGTCACCGACATGGCGCGGCAATTCGTCGCGGGCGAAACCCCGACCGATCTGGTCAAGCGTCTCCGCGACAACGCCCGACGCGGTATCGCCACCACGATCGACTTGCTCGGTGAAACCGTCGTCAGCGAAGCCGAGGCCGACGTCTTTCTCCAACGCAATCTCGAGGTGCTCGACATCGTGTCCGCCGCCCTCGCCCGTGAATCCGAACCTTGTGCCGGCGACCTCGGTCCGGTCGGCCCCCTGCCCCGCCTCAATTTGTCGGTGAAAATGTCGGCCCTCACTCCCGATGTGAATCCCGCCGATCCAGCCACCAGCATCACGTCGCTCAAAACGCGGCTCCGGCCGATCCTGCGTCGCGCCATCGAAGTCGGCGCGTTCATCAATTTCGACATGGAGAGCTACAAGTTGAAGGACCTGACCTTCGCCCTTTTTCGCTCCATTCTCGAAGAAGACGAATTCGCCTCCCAGCCCGCCATGGGCATCGCGTTGCAGGCTTACCTGCGTTCGGCCGAGGCCGACTTGGACGCGCTCATTGCGTGGGTGCGCGAGCGCCACCGCCCCATCACCGTGCGTCTCGTCAAAGGCGCCTACTGGGACTATGAAACCATTATCGCTCAACAACGTGACTGGCCCATTCCCGTCTGGTCGCACAAAGCGGAGAGCGACGCTTCGTTCGAGCGTCTCACCTTCACGTTGCTCAAAAACGCGGACCTCGTCACATCGGCGTTCGCTTCTCACAACGTGCGCTCCTGCGCCCACGCCATTGCCCAGGCCGAAGCCCTCGGACTCGATCCCCGCGCCTACGAGTTTCAAGCGCTCTTCGGCATGGCCGACGACCTCAAGGCCGCCCTCGCCGCCACCGGCCACCGCGTCCGCGAATACTGTCCCGTCGGCGAGTTGTTGCCCGGCATGGCCTACCTCGTGCGCCGCCTCCTGGAGAATACCAGCAACGAAGGGTTCCTGCGCACCGCCGCCTCCGGCGAAGTGTCCTACGACGAGCTCCTGGCCGCGCCACACCCGCCACCATTCAATATCCAGAATCCCAAATCCCAAGGATTTCACAATGTTCCCAACACCGATTTTTCCCTCGCCCCGGCGCGGGCGGAACTCGCCGCCGCCCTCGACCGCGTCCGCCAAAAACTCGGGCGCGACCACCCGCCCGTTATCGCGGGTAAAGCGCTCAAACCCGCGG is from Synoicihabitans lomoniglobus and encodes:
- a CDS encoding nucleotidyltransferase family protein codes for the protein MSESTARPAPFEATACACVILAAGGSRRLGQPKQLVTIDGRALIIHTVETALAVPDLWPVVVVLGGAADRVRPLLAKYPVLVTDNPAWEEGVASSLRAGLTTVNEFSRQIGSVLFTLCDQPALSSPALQALWAVRRQTGKSVVAASYGGHPGAPALIDRKHFGALAHLTGDEGARRLIKSLPPDQLGLVERPELALDIDTPEDLARL
- a CDS encoding 5-(carboxyamino)imidazole ribonucleotide synthase, whose amino-acid sequence is MIPPGSTLGVLGGGQLGRMLAHAATRMGYHLHVYEPAEDCPAGEVATREFNSPYKDIARLQDFARTCAAVTYEFENVPVEPLWEIEKLVPLRPHWEVLEVCQNRMREKKWLKRHGFPHVPFAEVEAGGDMAKAIKRIGMPCVVKTADFGYDGKGQLKVTSAAAVATATQAFAKQRAVVERFIDFKCELSVIVARNSAGETRTFPVVENIHTHHILDFTIAPARVSESVTAAAAKLAVNIAEAFGLVGILAVELFLTDEGELLVNEMAPRTHNSGHWTLDGCVTSQFEQQIRAVAGLPLGDTAMTVPAAIMVNILGDAWQWEGDSPAGAPDWNALLQEPRAKLHLYGKSEPRRGRKMGHFTVTGDHVDQTFDLARDLKDVLRGATD
- the purE gene encoding 5-(carboxyamino)imidazole ribonucleotide mutase — translated: MAKPLVGIIMGSTSDWETMQHATQTLSDLGVPFEKHVVSAHRTPDRMYDYARTAEERGLKVIIAGAGGAAHLPGMTAALTPLPVLGVPVESRTLKGQDSLLSIVQMPGGVPVATFAIGKAGAKNAALFAAAMLATTSKRIKKALDAFRAEQTATVLQAKLPE
- a CDS encoding RDD family protein — protein: MKLTRILTSLAGGGLALALTLALVTSAQEPPPNPPTPEDPATPAEQATPPPTPTPPETVEPADSSELRELGAVTDDDEAIVMTERAARRERFRSARERVQIGSDVLLERGQVATEAVAIMGNNVIDGEVRNDAVAVMGDITVNGYVGGGAVAVLGNGTVNGQVDGDLVVVLGKVTLGPEAWVQGEVVSIGSKVSRAPGARVGGGTQEIALLGNTDINVDWLKAWIRHCLLMGRPLWFGEHLGWAWMVAGTALVLYMFIALIMPGAVNRCASTFEARPGLSVVAAILTVLITPLAFIVLSFTVLGAFLLIFLMFFVSIFGKVVFLAWLGRRFASKPITMAPVLAVLLGGLLTTVIYLIPIAGFAFQKLAGFLGTGVVVYTVILAMQSGRGKASPSGTSSPAPTPTGSSAGTAASAASNVTAGSVSTERPIGEPPPLDPSGATAPAEPPPPLSAAATPPRSGKVRDLSTLPRAGFWARLGATLLDVILVAIVVNMLDSSFLDVDDMFPLIAAVYFIVLWALKGTTIGGIVFGLKVVRLDDRPVDWSVAIVRGLGAFLSLFAIGLGFIWVAFDPERQSWHDKIAGTTIVHMPKGVSLI
- a CDS encoding RNA polymerase sigma factor, with translation MTPPDFTTFMRNYQDMVYSTAVRLLGNDAQAEDISQEVFLKAYERFDDLGTSPTAGGWLKTVTTNLSINHLQRYRKRWRFFSDLVHRDDDGQDSEPVEFAAPDGDFLADLNQGDRREWVERALEELPEHQRVPLVLFHFEDMPYDEIARQLRVSLSKVKTDILRGRTALAQVLMRSGTEHETLTAQT
- the pruA gene encoding L-glutamate gamma-semialdehyde dehydrogenase — encoded protein: MQNSNPSAAPANLEPVVHRIGRDLLERMAAHPAPGLLSKSGAYARLMAWSMKDPAFKAQLFRFVDVLPSLHSSAEIVRHLQEYLGDQAVMLNPALKAGLGAASFAPALVAKPVKAQVTDMARQFVAGETPTDLVKRLRDNARRGIATTIDLLGETVVSEAEADVFLQRNLEVLDIVSAALARESEPCAGDLGPVGPLPRLNLSVKMSALTPDVNPADPATSITSLKTRLRPILRRAIEVGAFINFDMESYKLKDLTFALFRSILEEDEFASQPAMGIALQAYLRSAEADLDALIAWVRERHRPITVRLVKGAYWDYETIIAQQRDWPIPVWSHKAESDASFERLTFTLLKNADLVTSAFASHNVRSCAHAIAQAEALGLDPRAYEFQALFGMADDLKAALAATGHRVREYCPVGELLPGMAYLVRRLLENTSNEGFLRTAASGEVSYDELLAAPHPPPFNIQNPKSQGFHNVPNTDFSLAPARAELAAALDRVRQKLGRDHPPVIAGKALKPAAWITSTNPAQPREVIGRWGRATPADADTAIAAAKTAFPAWRDTAPAARADILERTADLMVARRHDLSALIILEAGKPWPEADGDVSEAIDFCRFYAQEMRELARPRLSQIVPGERNTLQWIPRGIGVAIAPWNFPLAILCGLTVAPLVAGNCVIMKPAEQTTVIAATLFDLLVEAGLPSGVVNFLPGFGEDVGAHLVAHPDIAFIAFTGSRTVGTAIWETAGHAWPDQRHLKKVVCEMGGKNALIIDNDADLDEAIPAALYSAFGFSGQKCSALSRLIVLDAVYDTFVERFTAACPSLHVGNPADPGTIVGPVIDAEAKAKIEGLIATGRSEATLAFQGDSPAEGWFVPPTVFTDVKPDHAIAREEIFGPVVTIIRARDLDTAFAIANDTDYALTGGLFSRSPAALARAQREMEVGNLYLNRPITGAIVERQPFGGYRMSGGGTKAGGKGYLENFLNPRAISENVLRRGFTPPEPA